A DNA window from Argopecten irradians isolate NY chromosome 10, Ai_NY, whole genome shotgun sequence contains the following coding sequences:
- the LOC138333625 gene encoding uncharacterized protein produces MQSKNVNDHEKERSNYFKTLMKASNDQPLSSTENLVLNLILPILPVAESVKEAREIMKEEQVFSFYGRKTFCDVQLIAGSSSDGLSLPEITHITRSSWYKEMPDEDVVYLYPFLKVDPHQRRAFARPIPIREYPGYVHMAFNTDWLNQRQTYYDQFYMFNSRKSSFANPAEYVDSDGFVLRAQLARKLKQEADIEGHNEYHERSFIRIHGSRNVSVEYSHHGPALTAELCERTYNIHYSKDYVLALPHPSWPVEASPWRHRARNWPPVSVLNAVVKCGCLVVAKSHKKSKDPREFILSFGVASRTVAHAFNMAQFRSYKLLKYIFRFHINKVKRGMSTFHCKQIMFWTCERSPQDDWKEDNPFECLQRLFHQMEVFLSSHYLPHYFIAEYNTIGHISAASVAAIRRDVVKVRDTCLAIVLDLIEAKRFCWLSRDISLTSCLSPALSGDGMTKRAMALVVLDYVSILLDKGEISMALYLLGADMLHEMGIDNYNDMTLNRLEEALKHRPEESTLCCLNGLLASLYHQRAMLAKGNQTIIEKSRAIFNTALANADTHIWVYGEYYNLLSTTNQHQLLLEHFATHLLPRAPSRGGMLYQGGIYTSISVHNRLTMDMCVQDAIVDCKIPSTAFLFFKIIQTLVVLHTNHTSECSPYHDAATKALKQFDAWTKLKTSRFPETCDEHIHVLLAYSYDCVGRPDGAEEYFDKAASFGVDYKDEDESDDLVISTPVIIRLRRIAEQQRARNSKPYNKPSRGKKSDGGSKYIPLKFGEVRVNPYVHC; encoded by the coding sequence ATGCAATCGAAAAATGTCAATGACCATGAAAAGGAGAGAAGCAATTACTTTAAAACACTGATGAAAGCCAGCAACGACCAGCCACTATCATCGACGGAAAATCTTGTTCTGAATTTGATACTTCCAATTCTCCCGGTAGCGGAATCTGTTAAAGAGGCTCGCGAAATCATGAAAGAAGAACAGGTGTTTTCATTCTACGGTAGAAAAACCTTTTGTGACGTTCAACTTATCGCTGGCAGTAGCTCTGACGGTCTTTCACTTCCAGAAATTACACATATTACGAGGTCATCGTGGTACAAGGAAATGCCGGATGAAGATGTTGTTTATCTATATCCCTTCCTCAAAGTCGACCCTCATCAACGAAGAGCATTCGCAAGACCGATACCAATTAGGGAATACCCTGGTTACGTGCATATGGCCTTCAACACCGATTGGTTAaatcaaaggcagacttactaTGATCAGTTCTATATGTTCAACTCGAGAAAAAGTAGTTTTGCAAACCCAGCGGAATATGTCGATAGCGACGGATTTGTCTTGCGCGCACAATTAGCCAGGAAATTAAAACAAGAAGCAGACATTGAAGGCCATAATGAATACCACGAACGAAGCTTCATCCGCATTCACGGAAGCAGAAATGTTTCTGTAGAATATTCACATCATGGGCCTGCACTGACCGCGGAGCTTTGTGAGcgtacatataacatacactACTCTAAGGATTATGTTCTTGCGCTTCCTCATCCGAGCTGGCCAGTTGAGGCGTCACCATGGCGACACAGAGCCCGTAATTGGCCACCCGTGTCAGTTCTAAATGCAGTTGTAAAATGTGGATGTCTCGTCGTCGCAAAATCGCACAAGAAAAGTAAAGACCCACGTGAATTTATACTGTCTTTCGGTGTAGCGTCAAGGACTGTCGCACATGCGTTCAACATGGCACAATTCCGTTCTTACAAACTGCTGAAATACATTTTCCGCTTTCATATCAATAAAGTAAAGCGCGGTATGTCAACCTTtcattgcaaacaaattatgttttgGACGTGTGAGAGAAGTCCACAAGACGACTGGAAGGAGGACAATCCTTTTGAGTGCCTACAAAGACTGTTTCACCAAATGGAAGTATTTCTATCGTCTCATTACTTGCCACACTACTTTATTGCGGAGTACAACACAATAGGTCATATAAGTGCTGCATCGGTAGCAGCTATACGACGTGACGTCGTAAAGGTTCGCGATACCTGCTTGGCAATCGTCCTGGACTTGATCGAGGCAAAACGGTTCTGCTGGCTCTCAAGGGATATCTCCCTTACGTCGTGTCTCTCGCCTGCTTTGTCAGGTGATGGTATGACAAAGCGGGCTATGGCATTGGTAGTGTTGGATTATGTGTCCATTTTACTAGATAAAGGTGAGATTTCCATGGCTCTCTACCTGTTAGGGGCTGATATGCTTCATGAAATGGGTATAGATAATTACAACGACATGACGTTAAATCGTTTAGAGGAGGCTCTGAAACACCGGCCTGAAGAAAGCACACTTTGTTGTCTGAACGGCTTATTGGCATCACTGTATCATCAAAGAGCAATGCTAGCCAAGGGAAATCAAACGATCATAGAAAAAAGTCGAGCGATATTTAACACGGCTCTTGCTAATGCTGATACCCATATTTGGGTTTATGGAGAATACTACAATCTCTTGTCGACTACAAACCAGCACCAACTGCTTCTGGAACATTTTGCTACTCATCTCCTTCCTCGTGCGCCATCACGCGGAGGTATGCTATACCAAGGTGGCATTTACACCTCTATAAGCGTCCACAATCGTCTTACCATGGATATGTGTGTCCAAGACGCCATAGTAGACTGCAAAATACCGAGCACCGCGTTcttgtttttcaaaattatacaaacgCTAGTTGTCTTGCACACAAACCACACGAGCGAGTGTTCTCCATACCATGACGCAGCTACAAAAGCATTGAAGCAATTTGATGCGTGGACTAAGTTGAAGACGTCCCGTTTTCCCGAGACGTGTGATGAGCATATACACGTACTTCTGGCCTACAGTTATGACTGCGTTGGGCGTCCCGACGGCGCTGAGGAGTATTTCGACAAGGCTGCCAGTTTTGGAGTAGATTATAAGGATGAAGATGAGTCTGACGACCTAGTGATAAGTACTCCAGTTATCATACGCCTACGGCGGATCGCAGAGCAGCAGAGAGCGCGAAATAGTAAACCATACAATAAGCCGTCTCGTGGGAAGAAAAGCGATGGGGGTAGTAAATACATTCCTCTAAAGTTTGGTGAAGTGCGTGTCAACCCGTACGTGCATTGTTAG
- the LOC138333626 gene encoding zinc transporter ZIP1-like, translated as MVETSKIIAIFVVFGITFAFGVTPIWLLKVLTNRMKSLSRLQYLVSLTNCFAGGVFLGTAILHLIQESMETVDESLPDVEFPLSGVLIGVGFFIVLGVEHAIGLFSKDEDLPFLDHGHDHGNPNLGYQNRDSKVAPLGDIAPANANPSLASSGQGADDQTGVHVLGYRNIAETNLSNDNAQTSSAAAGSAEVKVKTSKTIDTSGDGRSKTTRRIRIVILVIALSIHMIFEGMAIGLQDTVADTWTLVAAISIHKAVIVFSVGLKLKEIVESNLKIILYILYLSLVSPIGIAIGIGVTGSGDDSVQDKASGILQSLAAGTFLYVTFFEILQKELSNGYSLLKVFLTFVGFAAMAALKLLDSD; from the coding sequence ATGGTGGAAACATCAAAAATCATAGCTATATTCGTGGTGTTTGGGATTACATTTGCATTCGGTGTGACACCAATATGGCTGTTGAAAGTGCTAACAAACCGGATGAAAAGTCTCTCAAGACTACAGTACTTAGTGAGTTTGACCAACTGTTTTGCTGGAGGTGTCTTCTTAGGCACAGCTATCCTACATCTAATTCAGGAATCAATGGAGACCGTTGACGAATCGTTACCGGATGTAGAATTCCCTTTATCTGGAGTACTTATCGGTGTTGGATTCTTCATCGTCCTTGGGGTTGAACATGCCATAGGTCTTTTTAGTAAAGATGAGGACCTTCCTTTCTTGGACCATGGGCACGACCACGGAAATCCCAATCTTGGATATCAAAACCGAGATTCAAAGGTCGCTCCTCTAGGAGACATTGCGCCCGCTAATGCCAATCCTTCTTTGGCTTCTTCGGGACAAGGCGCAGATGACCAGACAGGTGTTCATGTGCTTGGCTACCGCAATATTGCTGAAACGAACCTATCTAACGACAACGCTCAAACATCATCAGCAGCCGCAGGGTCTGCTGAAGTGAAAGTGAAGACATCAAAAACCATCGACACTTCCGGTGATGGACGCTCCAAAACAACGCGACGAATCAGGATAGTAATTCTGGTCATCGCTTTGTCTATACACATGATATTCGAAGGAATGGCTATAGGTTTACAGGACACTGTGGCCGATACTTGGACACTAGTGGCCGCCATATCAATACACAAGGCGGTCATCGTGTTTAGTGTTGGACTAAAACTGAAAGAGATCGTAGAAAGCAATCTTAAGATCATCCTCTACATTCTTTATCTCTCTTTGGTATCGCCGATTGGAATTGCTATAGGAATTGGAGTGACAGGTTCTGGAGACGATTCCGTTCAGGATAAAGCTTCTGGAATTTTACAGAGTCTTGCTGCAGGAACATTTCTCTACGTTACATTTTTCGAAATCCTCCAAAAGGAGTTGTCTAATGGATACAGTTTACTGAAGGTGTTTTTGACTTTCGTAGGATTCGCTGCTATGGCGGCCCTGAAGTTATTAGATTCTGATTAA